The Flavobacterium johnsoniae UW101 genomic interval TCCATAATTTGGTTTCTACTAATTTTTGCAGAACATCAGCTTTCGCTTTGAATTTGTTTTCTGCTTCCTTATCACCTTTCAATTCAGCCATTTTAGAAATTGCCATAGCATTCCCGTACATATAACTGTTTATCGTTGGTCTTGCATTTTGTACTTTACGCCCACCACTTAAGGATTCTTCCATTCCATCTTTCACATCATGTTGCCAAAACAAACCATCTTTACGCTGACGGTCTTTTTCCCAAACGGCATAATCTGTAACCATGTCTGGATATAAATCCAATAAGAATTTTTCATCTTTATTCACCAAATAACGATTATATAAAGCATCGGCTGTCCAACTGCTGAATTTATACAATTTGTTCATTGGTTTTCCATCATTTCCTCGGTACCAAAGTTTCACATCCTGCTCGATATATTTCGGATCATGAACCCATCTGAATTCGTTGATATGATGCCCCAAAGCACAACTAATCATATTGTATTTATCGGCATACGAACGATCGACTAAAAACTCTGTGATCGCAAATCCCTGTGGTGTATTTTTGATATGTTTACGAACGCTCCACCATCTGAAATAATAGATTTCCTCAAAATTCTGCTGTGGACATTCAAACAACGGAATATTCTTTTCCATCCAAGCCCAAGCGCTGTCATTCGGAATTGCAAACTTCAAATTTTCATCTTCCATTGTGTTGAAATAATCCACATAATGTTTGAAGTTTTTTTCTTTTAAAATAACCCATTTTCCTTTTTGTGAATGTTCCACAGTCGATTTGCAACCACTGTTTATACAAGCAACGACAACTGAAAGCGTAATTATTTTATGTTTAAAATGTTGTAACATATTCTGTTTTTATTTTATTCTTTTTACTCAATCTTGCCATTTCGACGAAGGAGAAATCTTCGTTAGAAATTTGACAAAGATTGGCGACTCATTTTGCGGAGTTACTTGTGGAGATTTCTCCTTCGTCGAAATGACAAATATGACGTGTTATTATATTTTCTTATATAACTTATATGGTTCAAAAAATTAATTCCCCGAAAAAGTATAAGTCTGCCCTGCTTTCATATTCACATCGTAAATATTGTAAGTTGGCAATTGTACTTTAGGCAATTTTGCTTCTTTAGAAATAATTGGTTTCTTTACTTCTACATCGTAAAACAAGGGATTCGGATTCTTTCCTTTTGCTTTTTTAAGCGAAGAACCTTTTAAAGTATTTTCTACTTTTAATCTACAGTTTCCTCCAATTTTCGAATAGATTTTTAACTCCGAAACTTTATTGTTTTTCCAAGTCATATCAATTACAAATCCGCCTCTGGCCACCAAACCTTTAATACTTCCGTCTTTCCATACAGTTGGCAAAGCTGGCAATAAATGAATCGCCTCTTCCTGACTCTGCATCAGCATTTCAGCAAAACCGGCTGTACATCCAAAATTTCCATCGATTTGAAAAGGCTGATGCGCGTCTAACATATTCGGATACGTTCCGCCACCTTTTCTCTGATCCGCTGTTACCAAATGCAATTGATCCTGAATCAATTTATAAGCGTGATTTCCGTCTAATAATCTCGCCCACAAATTCACTTTCCACCCCATTGACCAGCCAGTAGATTCGTCTGTTCTGTAAATCAAGGATTGTTTAGCAGCTTCAAATAATTCAGGTGTTTTAATTGCTGAAATCTGATTACTTGGATACAATCCGTACAAATGCGAAACGTGTCTGTGATTGTCTTTTGGGTTATCCCAATCGTCCTGCCATTCCTGCAACTGATTGTATTTCCCAATTTTCATTGGAGGCATTTTAGCTAAAGCATCGCTCACTTTTTTGGCATAAGCCACATCTGGCGAAACCAAAGCCGAAGCTTCGATAACATGTGTAAACAAATCAAAAACCAGCTGATTATCCATTGTTGTTCCTGATGCAATTGTTGCTTTTCCTGTTCCGCCTGCGTGTGTGTTTTCAGGAGAACTCGAAGGAACAACAACTAAATATTTTGTATTAGGATCAATAACCATAAAATCCAAAAAGAAATCGGCCGCACCTTTCATGATTGGATAAATTTCTACTAAATACTTTTTGTCTCCTGTATATAAATATCTTTCCCATAAATCCTGACAAACCCAAGCGCCACCTGTCGGCCACATTCCCGACGCAGCTGAATCTACCGGAGCTGTAACACGCCAAATATCAGTGTTGTGATGTAAAACCCAACCGCTGGCATTGTACATTGTTTTGGCAGTTTCTGCACCAGTTACCGCTAACTCTTTTGCCATTTGCACAAAAGGCTCATGCATTTCCTGCAAATTGGTTACTTGTGCCGGCCAATAATTCATTTCGGCATTGATGTTTGTTGTGTATTTACTATCCCAAGGCGGTGTGACCATATCGTTCCAGATTCCTTGCAAATTGGCTGGCTGACCACCTGGTTGCGAACTTGAAATTAAAAGATAACGTCCAAACTGGAAATACAAACTCGCCAATTGCGGATCAAATTGTTTAGAGAAATCTCGGATTCTTTCGTTTGTGGGTTTCTTAACCAAATCATTTGAACCTAAATTTAAAGAAACTCTGTTGAAGAATTTCTGGTAATAATCAACGTGGGCTTTCTTAATCGTTTCAAAATCTTTTACTTCGGCTTTAGCCAAATAATCTTTGCTTTTTGCAATTTCATCTCCTGAAATATCCTGATAATTTTTGAAATTGGTTGCAATCGAAATGTACAAAGTCACTTCATCGGCTTTGTTGATACTTAAAACACCGTTGCTGGCATCGATTTCACCGCCTTTGTTTTTAGCCGTTAATCGGCCTTGAAATTTTACTTTTCCTTTTACGCCTTCAAAATTAGTTCCAACTCCTGAAAGTATAATCTGGTTTCCTTCTGTCGAAGCCACCGTTTTATCAATTGGACTGTTCATGAAAACATTACAAGTAATCTGTCCCGGCTGACTAGCAGAAAGTTTCACCACAATAACCTGATCTGAAAATGCAGTTAGAATTTCTCTTGTAAATTCAACGCCATTTACTTTGTATTTTACTTTTGCCGTAGCATTGCTGATATCTAAATCACGATAATAATCCGCATATTTTTGATGTCCTGCGAATGAAATATAAACGCTTCCGAAAGTCTGATACGGCATACCGTCATTGGTTTGCGACATAATATCCTGCGTTGCCAAATCCTGCGCTTCATCAAATTTTCCGTCAAAAATTAACTGACGAACAATTGGAAGTGCTTTAATAGATTTATTATGTGCATTGCCGTTTGGAGAACCTGCCCAAATCGTTTCTTCGTTCAATTGCAAACGTTCTACCGCTGGATCTCCAAAAACCATTGCGCCCAAACGTCCGTTACCTAAAGGTAGAGCTTCGTTCCAGATGGATGCGGGTTTATCGTACCATAATTTTAGGTCACTTTGTGCTGTTGCTGTCAAGGAAAAAATTCCAAAACAAATCGCAGTTATTTTAATTTTCAATCCCATACTTATATTTTTTTCTCGCCACGAATTTCACGAATTGGCACTAATTCCTTTTTAATTTTTATTTCAATTTCTCTAATTTATTTTGCCACAGATTAAAAGGATTTCCACTGATTAAAAATCTGCTAGATCTGCTATCCCGATAGCTATCGGGAGCGTGAAAAAATTTTACTCCCGCAGATTTTGCAGATTAAGGAGATAAAAAAATCCTTCTAAGCTGTGTAATCTGTGGTAAAAAAATAATTCGTGCCAATTCGTGTAATTCGTGGCAAACTCTATTACTTCTTAACCTCGTAAACTTTCAGATTTTTTTCTCCAAACATTTCATATAATTTGTTGATGTCTTTCAAAGCGTTTTTCGGCAGTTTTTCACCTTTATCTCCAAAAACAAACAACTTTTCTTTTGGTTCAATTACACAAGTCGATTCGTCGATTTCGCCTTTGTCGTTCTTCACTTTATCCAAATCTAGATTTAAATATTTCGCCATAAACGGATACAAAGCCATACGTTTCGAGATTCCGAAATCATGGCCTTCTTTTCCAAAATGTGCATTTTCGACTAAATCTTTCTTTCCGTATAATTCATACGTTCTTTGGATAAAAGGAAATTCCAATTCCGGAACTGCCAAAGTCCAGTCTTTTCCATCAGAAACAATCAATTGTGGTTTTGGCGCCATCATTGCAGAGATTTCGGCGTTGTTTGTTCCGTTTCCACAAAGGTGAATTCCACGACCACTTTCGCATGGACAACCGCCTGAGAAATGAGAAGAAACCATTACAACTGGAGCTGAAACTTTTACTCTGTCATCAATTGCGGCTAAAAACATCGTGTGCGATCCTCCACCAGAACCTCCAGTAACGCCAACTCTTGTCATATCAGCATCCTTAACTGTTGCCAAATAATCCAATAAACGAATTCCAGTTAAAACCTGAACCGTAGATGCAATGCTGTTTCTATGTGTTTCTTCTGGAAATTGTAGTAACGATTCTCCCCAAGCAAATAAATCGTAACCTACCACAATTGCGCCCATTTTTGCCATCATTGCACAACGATATTGTTCGTCTTTTCTATATCTTCCGTCGCCAAAATGTCCGTCAGGAGTTAAAATAACAGCTGCTTTTTTATTTAACGGATATGGTTTGTAAATCGATCCTGTCGCATAAACACCAGGCAAAATTTCCAATGCAATATTTTCGACACTGTAATCTTTATAAATTCTTTTTGGAGTTAAAAGTGGTTTAGACTTTGGTGTAGGGGGCGCCTTATCCAAACCAAATGATTCAATCATACAAGCTTTTAACTCCGTTTTACGTTTTTCCCATTCTTCCTTGGTTGAGTAAAGGCTTTCTAAGTAAAACAAGCGTTCCTTTCCTTTATCTACCGAAACTTTATGGTTTTCATACTTGCGTATGATGTAGGTTCCATCGGGTTGTTTAAAATACATCAATTCAAACGGCGCTAGAATATTAGTCAGCGAAAGTGGCAGATTTCCAGGTTCAATTCTCCAATCGGAATAATCCAGTTCTTTTCCTTTTAATAAACCTCTGTCGTCGTTGATCGTTACACTAAAAAGAGTTTCTATTTTTTTCAATGTTTCTGATACTGGCTTTCTAAAATTAGTATCAGAAGTGCTTTGCGCATTGGCAAATGTCAAAGCAAAAATGGAAACTAAGAAGATGTATTTTATTTTTTTCATTTTAATATTGTTGTGTGTTGGTACGCTGATGAAACGGATTTACTTCGTAAAGACGCGGATTAAAACGGATTTTCTTTTCCCTAAAACAAATAAAAAAATCCGTGTCTATCAGCGTTTTCGCGATAGCGAATCTGCGTCATCCGCGTTCCATTATATTGTGCATTCTATTGTATAAATTCCAGATCCTAATTCTAAAACAGGCTTTTGAGCTTTTTCATCAAAACCTGCTCTAACCCTTTTACCATCCATTTTTATTTCTGAATTTTTAGCAACTGGCAATTTTATTGTTGCTGTCGTATTTACTGGAATTTGAACGGTCAAAATAAACTTGCCGTCTTTCTTTTCCCATGAAGAAGCAATTTTTCCGTAAACCGATTGATAGTCCGCTTTCGCGAAAGTCATATCGCCAACCACTTCTGGCTGAATAAAGAAATGTTTGAATCCTGGCTTTTCAGGATCAGACATAATTCCGGCTAAACTTTGATAAAACCATTCTTCAATTTGTCCTAACATAAAATGATTCCACGAATTTCCTTTTCTCGGATCCCATTGTTCCGTTAAAGTGGTCAATCCAAATTTAATCTGAAAACCATAACCCGGCGCATCGTAATGATTGTGCATTCTGTACATGGTTTCATTTTCGCCGTTTCTTGCCAATGTTTGAAATAAGTAACGATTTCCAACATCTCCCGTTGTCAAACGATCGCCTTTTTCTTTGATATCAGCTAGTAAATTCTGCATTACTGCCTCTTTATATTGCGGTTCTACGATATCCATAAATATCGGAACGGCATTGCTAAACTGACTACTTGTTCCGTATTGTTTGGTTTCTTCGTTAAAAAATGCCGCATTGAAAGCCGTTTTAATCTCAGAAGCCAACGTATTATATTTCTCAAAATCTTCAGTTTTACCTAATAATTTTGATGCTTTTGCAACTAAAAAAGCGCCATAGTAGTAATGAGAAGTCGCAGAAAGCGCAATCGGACTATTTTTAGAATATCCCGCAGGATGTGTTCCGTAATCGTACCAATCGCCCAATCCGTGCGAAACGATATGGTTTGTTGCTTTCGTTCCTAAATAATCCACGTAGTTTTTCATTACAGGAAAATATTTCTCTAATAATGAAGCATCTCCGTAATATTCATAATACATCCAAGGCAGAATTACGCCTGTTACACCCCATTCTGGAGAATCGGTAAAATCGCCTCCAAAAATGACATATTCAGGAACAATTGTCGGAATTAAACCGTTCTCTCTTTGTGAATCAGAAATATTCTGCATCGTTGCCGGAAGGAAAGTCTGCAAGTTATAATTGAACATTAAACTCGGACCATTCAACTGAATTTCTTCCAGCCAGCCTAACTTTTCACGTTGCGGACAGTCGGTAAAAACGCTTTGGAAATTGCTTTTGATCGAGTTATTAATCAGTTCATGCGTTTTATTGAAAATCTCATTTGAACAGGCAAAACTTCCCGCTTCTCCTGCGGAATTGTAAATAAAATTCGATTTTAAATCTACTAAAGTTGGAAATTCTTTATTCTTATCTTCTTTATAATTAATGTTTTCAATTTGAACATATTGATAACCGTAGAAACTGAATTTTGGCGTCCATTCTTCTACGTCTTTCCCTTTTAAAGTATAATCGTAATAATATGGTTTTCCTGATCTCCCCTGCGCTATTGTTCCCTCTTCATTTAAACCTTCGGCCACCCAAACACGAATCGTCTGTCCTCTTTTTCCTTTTACTTTGATGGTTGGAAATCCTGAAAGATTCTGTCCCATATCAAAAACATAGAAATTTGGTTTCAGTTCTTTTACGGTTTTAACTTCGTATTGTTTCTGAATGGTAACCGGCGGAGCAGTCTGTGGTCTTAAAATACCTTTTGGCGCTTCTTGAATGACTACTTTTTTCCAATCTCTATCTTTGAATCCTTTACGATTCCAGTCTTTTTGTTCTAAATTAGCATTGTAATCCTCTCCGCCAAAAATACTGTTATAAGTAATCGGACTTTTGCTGTATTTCCAAGTTCTATCTGATTTTATAATTTCTTCTGAACCATCATTATATTTGATTTTCATTTTAAAGAATAAAGTTGGCGGACCAAAACTCACGAAGAATTTAGTATATCTTTCGGCAAGCGTATTGTACATTCCGTTTCCTAACAAAACACCAATTACGTTATCACCTTTTTGAAATTCTTTTGCACTTAATTCGTAAACATTGTAATTAACCGTTTTATCGTAATCGGTCCACAAAGGAGCAAATTGGCTGTTACCCACTTTTTTCCCGTTGATAGTTAATTCGTAATGTCCTAAACCTGAAATATAAACGACAGCTTCTTTGACTGCTTTTTCAACTTCGAAAGGTTTACGCAACATAATACTTCTTCTTGCCAAAGAATCGGAAGCATTGATAAAGGACATCTTTTTTTCTCTGTTGAAAGTGGCTGTGTGATAATTTCTTCCTTCTGGCAAATGGCTATCGGCTTTGGTAATCGCTCCAATCCAAATCGGATTTAAATCTGATTCTAACGAAGCGGTTCTGAACGAAGCTGTTTTGCTCCATTTTGAAATCTTCCCTAATTGATTCCAAACCTTAACTTTCCAGAAATATTTGGTTTCGCTTTTTAATGGTTTTCCGCTATAAACAATATGCAGGTTTTTGTCGGTATTAACTCTTCCGCTGTTCCAAATATCTCCATCGTCATTGTTCAATTTTTCTTCTGATGAAGCTACTAAAATCAAATAAGCAACTTGCGATACATCGGATTCTTTTGAAATCAATTGCCAGCTAAATTTCGGCTGATTCTCGATAACTGCTAATGGATTTTCGGCCATTTCTGTTGTTAAACGTACAGGTAGAATTTGCCCATTTGAAATGAACGTGATTAAAAAGCTAAGTCCTAATAATATGTTTTTGAAATTCTTCATTCTAACTTTTAAAATTGAACGCGGATAAAACGGATTTACTTCGTAAAGACGTGGATAAAACGGATTTTTTTATTTACTCTAAAATATAAAATCTGTGTTAATCTGCGTCTTCGCGGTAGCGAATCCGTCTCATCTGTGTTCCATAATTTTTACAACTTTCTAGTTATCAAAGATTCGATATTGAATACTGCTTCTGGAATTAATTTTCCTGTTTGAGGCAGGTCGTCATAATCGTCTGTGTCCGGTGCTGTGTCCGGATCTGGCGAATGTCTCTGTTCTCCTGTGCGGAACATAATTCGCTCAAAACCGTCTGTTGGCGCATAAAATATCTTTGTTGATTCTTTTCCATCGTTTACTTTTATAGTGTACTGACGGTTTTTAGCATCTAATTTAACTGTGATTGTATATGCTTTGTTTGCTTCGTATTTTGTAACCGAACTCAAACGCGCACCATTTTTTACCTTTAATTCTCCATCCGAATCAAAAATCAATCTTACAGAAGGCAAGCCTTGTTTATTTTGGAATTCAACCTGCAATAAACCGTGATTGTTTTGCTCTGGTTTTACGGTGAAAACCGCTTCCATTTTTGATGCGAAAGGAATCACTCTTTCAGCACGAGAATAATCAAAATAATCCTGATCTCTTAACGTCAGCCATTTTTTACCATCGACTTTCTTTTCGATTTTGGTTGATGCCCAAGAAAGGTCATACGTATTCCACAATTTTAATTCTTGTCCGTCTGGAAGATTATTGAAAACATCATTTACATTTTCGGTAACCACAGAAGTTACAGGAACGGGAATCGATGCCACCCAAATATCCTCTTTATTCATACTGTATCCTACCCAGATTTTTCCGTCTGGCGGAGTTCCATTTTTCTCTGTAATTCCACGAACGTATTGAGGACCTGCCGATTTGTAGTTTCCGCCGTAACGCATCGGACTAACTTCTCCATGAACTAATAATAAATCTTTATAATTTAATCCATCATCACTTGTTGAAATTGCCAAAGGCCAACGATATTCTGACGGGTTATAAAGCGTTGCATAACGATTGTCTGACGTTTTTTGTCCCCAGATTTTAGCATTGCTGTTTACAAATCCAAGAGCACGCAACGGCATATAATCCCATGATTTTCCTCCATCCTTACTAATAGAAGTTAAAGCATGTTTCCATAAACCCACTACATTTCCGTTTGGTAAATGATAATAACTAAACGCTTTATATGGTTTTTGTAACGGAATCAATTCATCGTCACGATCGGCTTCTTCCACCCATTGCTGTAAAACCAATGGTTCTGATAAAATTTCTTCACAAGCCTTTTTCAAACCTTTATCTTTTGATGCGGTATAAAATGGGAATTTCGATTTCGATTTGTCCCAAGTTTTGTTGTATCTAATGAAATAGATTTCGCCGAAACTACCGTCTTTCTTGATTTCACGAATGACGCGTCCAATTCCTTTTCCATCGTTTGGATCATCTTTTTCATCCATTGCAATTCCGTAATACGCTAACGCAAAAAGTCGGTTGTCTTTTGAGGTATAAAAGCCCATTCTTTGGTGCATAATTGCATCAAGATTTTTAGCAACGCCTTCAACGCCTTCTTTCTTCCATCCGTCAGGAATTCTATAAATTGGAAAAATAACTTCTGGTTTTGTCCACGTTACACCATCTTTAGAAGTCATTAATAAAGTTTGGCTTGGCGGAATATGTTCGCCCGAAGGATCGCTTAAATAATGTAAATAAAATGTATTATTCCAATAAGCCATCATCGGCTGGTGATTGTATGTCCATCCAAAACCATCCGCTTTTTCAGGATGTTCGCGGCTTGCACGCATGATTTGCGTGGCGTGAACTCCAACCGCGGGGCTTAATTGTCCGTGATGGTAATCAATGTTTGAAAGTGTTTTTCCAACATAACGCACAGTGTCGTTTTGTGCATTTACAGCGGTGCAAGCCAATATAATTGTGGCTGTGATAATGTTGGTTTTTATGTTTTGGAAAGTAATCATTGATATTTTATTTTTTTAATCCTGAATAAAAAAGCTGTCTAAAAAGGAAGCTTCATTTTGTAAGCTTCGGAGAAGCGAAATATTTATAGCAAAGAATGAATGTCTACAATATAAAGCTCCGGAGGAGTGACATATTTTTTTCATAATCTATAATATATATATCGCTCCGCTGGAGCTTTTTTCATATCCCTTATTGAATTTCTATAAATATTTTACCCCTCTGGGGCTTTTGCTGATAAAAATAATTTTAAAATATTCTGTTCAGGCAAAAGAGCCTTTTTGAGAATAAATTCTTTTATTTTCTTTCAATTAATCCTTTTAAAACGTCTTCAGAGATTGTTGTAATCGTTCCGTGTTTGTGTCCTTCGGGAAGGCTTATTTTGGATGATACATCTTCAAAATGAACAAAATCTGTTGTGCTTAACGCTTTATAATTTTTTGAACCGTAATTATCATAATACAATAACCAGTTTTTATCGACTTTCACTACTGTCGGGCCTTCTGATAAATATTCTGTTAACGGTTCAGAACTCTTTTCAAACGGACCTAAAGGCGATTTCCCGAAAGCTACTTTTATGTTTCGCATGGGTCTTGTATTGTCTTTCAAAACCAAAACATAATCTTTCTTTCCTTTTTTGACAATCACACAATCAATTACACTGAAACCTGGATCGTAGTATAGTTTTGTATCTGAAAAAGTTTTAAAATCTTTTGTCGTTACATAATACATTCTGTGGTTATTTTTCTCTTCTTCAACTCCTTTTTCAAATCGGAACGGAATTGTTGATGCCCAAATAATAATGTATTCTTTTTTGACATCATCATAAAAAATCTCCGGCGCCCAAACGTTTACCACTTCTGGTTCGTTTTTCATTACTGGAATATATTCCTGTTGCGACCAATGAATCAGGTCTTTTGAACTTGCATATCCAAAACCGTTCCCACCTTTCCAATCTGTTGTCCAAACCATGTGATAGG includes:
- a CDS encoding glycoside hydrolase family 78 protein produces the protein MKNFKNILLGLSFLITFISNGQILPVRLTTEMAENPLAVIENQPKFSWQLISKESDVSQVAYLILVASSEEKLNNDDGDIWNSGRVNTDKNLHIVYSGKPLKSETKYFWKVKVWNQLGKISKWSKTASFRTASLESDLNPIWIGAITKADSHLPEGRNYHTATFNREKKMSFINASDSLARRSIMLRKPFEVEKAVKEAVVYISGLGHYELTINGKKVGNSQFAPLWTDYDKTVNYNVYELSAKEFQKGDNVIGVLLGNGMYNTLAERYTKFFVSFGPPTLFFKMKIKYNDGSEEIIKSDRTWKYSKSPITYNSIFGGEDYNANLEQKDWNRKGFKDRDWKKVVIQEAPKGILRPQTAPPVTIQKQYEVKTVKELKPNFYVFDMGQNLSGFPTIKVKGKRGQTIRVWVAEGLNEEGTIAQGRSGKPYYYDYTLKGKDVEEWTPKFSFYGYQYVQIENINYKEDKNKEFPTLVDLKSNFIYNSAGEAGSFACSNEIFNKTHELINNSIKSNFQSVFTDCPQREKLGWLEEIQLNGPSLMFNYNLQTFLPATMQNISDSQRENGLIPTIVPEYVIFGGDFTDSPEWGVTGVILPWMYYEYYGDASLLEKYFPVMKNYVDYLGTKATNHIVSHGLGDWYDYGTHPAGYSKNSPIALSATSHYYYGAFLVAKASKLLGKTEDFEKYNTLASEIKTAFNAAFFNEETKQYGTSSQFSNAVPIFMDIVEPQYKEAVMQNLLADIKEKGDRLTTGDVGNRYLFQTLARNGENETMYRMHNHYDAPGYGFQIKFGLTTLTEQWDPRKGNSWNHFMLGQIEEWFYQSLAGIMSDPEKPGFKHFFIQPEVVGDMTFAKADYQSVYGKIASSWEKKDGKFILTVQIPVNTTATIKLPVAKNSEIKMDGKRVRAGFDEKAQKPVLELGSGIYTIECTI
- a CDS encoding sialidase/neuraminidase family protein, producing MITFQNIKTNIITATIILACTAVNAQNDTVRYVGKTLSNIDYHHGQLSPAVGVHATQIMRASREHPEKADGFGWTYNHQPMMAYWNNTFYLHYLSDPSGEHIPPSQTLLMTSKDGVTWTKPEVIFPIYRIPDGWKKEGVEGVAKNLDAIMHQRMGFYTSKDNRLFALAYYGIAMDEKDDPNDGKGIGRVIREIKKDGSFGEIYFIRYNKTWDKSKSKFPFYTASKDKGLKKACEEILSEPLVLQQWVEEADRDDELIPLQKPYKAFSYYHLPNGNVVGLWKHALTSISKDGGKSWDYMPLRALGFVNSNAKIWGQKTSDNRYATLYNPSEYRWPLAISTSDDGLNYKDLLLVHGEVSPMRYGGNYKSAGPQYVRGITEKNGTPPDGKIWVGYSMNKEDIWVASIPVPVTSVVTENVNDVFNNLPDGQELKLWNTYDLSWASTKIEKKVDGKKWLTLRDQDYFDYSRAERVIPFASKMEAVFTVKPEQNNHGLLQVEFQNKQGLPSVRLIFDSDGELKVKNGARLSSVTKYEANKAYTITVKLDAKNRQYTIKVNDGKESTKIFYAPTDGFERIMFRTGEQRHSPDPDTAPDTDDYDDLPQTGKLIPEAVFNIESLITRKL
- a CDS encoding acetylxylan esterase, coding for MKKIKYIFLVSIFALTFANAQSTSDTNFRKPVSETLKKIETLFSVTINDDRGLLKGKELDYSDWRIEPGNLPLSLTNILAPFELMYFKQPDGTYIIRKYENHKVSVDKGKERLFYLESLYSTKEEWEKRKTELKACMIESFGLDKAPPTPKSKPLLTPKRIYKDYSVENIALEILPGVYATGSIYKPYPLNKKAAVILTPDGHFGDGRYRKDEQYRCAMMAKMGAIVVGYDLFAWGESLLQFPEETHRNSIASTVQVLTGIRLLDYLATVKDADMTRVGVTGGSGGGSHTMFLAAIDDRVKVSAPVVMVSSHFSGGCPCESGRGIHLCGNGTNNAEISAMMAPKPQLIVSDGKDWTLAVPELEFPFIQRTYELYGKKDLVENAHFGKEGHDFGISKRMALYPFMAKYLNLDLDKVKNDKGEIDESTCVIEPKEKLFVFGDKGEKLPKNALKDINKLYEMFGEKNLKVYEVKK
- a CDS encoding glycoside hydrolase family 95 protein is translated as MGLKIKITAICFGIFSLTATAQSDLKLWYDKPASIWNEALPLGNGRLGAMVFGDPAVERLQLNEETIWAGSPNGNAHNKSIKALPIVRQLIFDGKFDEAQDLATQDIMSQTNDGMPYQTFGSVYISFAGHQKYADYYRDLDISNATAKVKYKVNGVEFTREILTAFSDQVIVVKLSASQPGQITCNVFMNSPIDKTVASTEGNQIILSGVGTNFEGVKGKVKFQGRLTAKNKGGEIDASNGVLSINKADEVTLYISIATNFKNYQDISGDEIAKSKDYLAKAEVKDFETIKKAHVDYYQKFFNRVSLNLGSNDLVKKPTNERIRDFSKQFDPQLASLYFQFGRYLLISSSQPGGQPANLQGIWNDMVTPPWDSKYTTNINAEMNYWPAQVTNLQEMHEPFVQMAKELAVTGAETAKTMYNASGWVLHHNTDIWRVTAPVDSAASGMWPTGGAWVCQDLWERYLYTGDKKYLVEIYPIMKGAADFFLDFMVIDPNTKYLVVVPSSSPENTHAGGTGKATIASGTTMDNQLVFDLFTHVIEASALVSPDVAYAKKVSDALAKMPPMKIGKYNQLQEWQDDWDNPKDNHRHVSHLYGLYPSNQISAIKTPELFEAAKQSLIYRTDESTGWSMGWKVNLWARLLDGNHAYKLIQDQLHLVTADQRKGGGTYPNMLDAHQPFQIDGNFGCTAGFAEMLMQSQEEAIHLLPALPTVWKDGSIKGLVARGGFVIDMTWKNNKVSELKIYSKIGGNCRLKVENTLKGSSLKKAKGKNPNPLFYDVEVKKPIISKEAKLPKVQLPTYNIYDVNMKAGQTYTFSGN
- a CDS encoding glycoside hydrolase family 43 protein, which gives rise to MKKIFIIITLSLFAISYSQKKKDLYLFTSFREPATEGLYLAYSEDGYNWKGLVGSFLKPEIGASKIMRDPSITKGADGTYHMVWTTDWKGGNGFGYASSKDLIHWSQQEYIPVMKNEPEVVNVWAPEIFYDDVKKEYIIIWASTIPFRFEKGVEEEKNNHRMYYVTTKDFKTFSDTKLYYDPGFSVIDCVIVKKGKKDYVLVLKDNTRPMRNIKVAFGKSPLGPFEKSSEPLTEYLSEGPTVVKVDKNWLLYYDNYGSKNYKALSTTDFVHFEDVSSKISLPEGHKHGTITTISEDVLKGLIERK
- a CDS encoding MGH1-like glycoside hydrolase domain-containing protein, with product MEHSQKGKWVILKEKNFKHYVDYFNTMEDENLKFAIPNDSAWAWMEKNIPLFECPQQNFEEIYYFRWWSVRKHIKNTPQGFAITEFLVDRSYADKYNMISCALGHHINEFRWVHDPKYIEQDVKLWYRGNDGKPMNKLYKFSSWTADALYNRYLVNKDEKFLLDLYPDMVTDYAVWEKDRQRKDGLFWQHDVKDGMEESLSGGRKVQNARPTINSYMYGNAMAISKMAELKGDKEAENKFKAKADVLQKLVETKLWNQKSEFFETLTEKDTLAQVREAIGFIPWYFNLPEKGKGFEKAWEQIKDEKGFSAPFGLTTAERRSPRFRTHGTGTCEWDGAIWPFASSQTLTALGNVLNNYNQNFVAKPDYFKQMELYVQSQYYRGKPYLGEYLDETTGYWLMGDKERSRYYNHSTFNDLVITGLIGLRPRADEKIEVNPLIPQEKWDWFCLDNVLYHGNIITILWDKTGEKYKKGKGFRIFKNGKEIAVSEKLERVISN